A single Paenibacillus sp. FSL R5-0517 DNA region contains:
- a CDS encoding LysR family transcriptional regulator, whose protein sequence is MNLIKLQIVELIDKHHHMTSVAELLGIKQPTVTFHMKSLEEEMGVRLFESRSGKTFLTEAGQALLHYSVKINALTQEARRIVKEYDSLYRGTLHIGASYVPATYLLPSILNTFSQEFPGIRIVLSVKPSPVIREMLIRHQIDLGVISSEPFVGPALQAETLCEDDLVLICSPQHGLAQKEPLTPEHIAQIPFALHGNESSTRRLTNQWLAQHDIRLRSTVEMDSLEAIKQLVLIGGPVSFMSRMAVQWEEQHGLIQVLPIPGEQAPRHIYTVHNKDRHPSVQVNRFKEVLREVSYGFPVSIANSPDPL, encoded by the coding sequence TTGAATCTGATCAAACTGCAAATTGTTGAACTAATCGATAAGCATCATCACATGACAAGCGTGGCAGAATTACTGGGGATCAAACAACCAACCGTTACATTTCATATGAAGTCATTGGAGGAAGAGATGGGCGTGCGATTATTCGAATCGCGCAGTGGGAAGACCTTTCTAACGGAGGCCGGACAAGCCCTGCTCCACTATTCCGTCAAAATCAATGCCCTGACCCAAGAGGCAAGGCGGATAGTAAAAGAATATGACAGTCTATATCGGGGCACTCTGCACATTGGGGCAAGCTATGTACCTGCTACATATCTGTTGCCCAGCATACTTAACACCTTTTCTCAGGAATTTCCGGGCATTCGTATCGTCTTATCCGTCAAACCATCACCCGTTATTCGCGAGATGTTAATTCGGCATCAGATTGATCTGGGGGTGATCTCTTCTGAGCCGTTTGTCGGACCCGCGCTGCAAGCTGAGACGTTATGTGAGGATGACTTGGTATTAATCTGCTCTCCACAGCATGGGTTGGCCCAGAAGGAACCATTGACGCCTGAGCATATTGCTCAGATCCCATTTGCCCTACATGGCAACGAATCCAGTACTCGGCGACTAACCAACCAATGGCTCGCGCAACATGACATTCGTTTGAGGAGTACGGTGGAGATGGATTCCCTGGAAGCCATCAAACAGCTTGTGTTAATTGGGGGGCCTGTCTCGTTCATGTCACGAATGGCAGTACAGTGGGAGGAGCAGCACGGGCTCATTCAGGTTCTTCCCATTCCGGGAGAGCAGGCACCGCGCCATATATATACCGTACATAACAAGGACCGCCATCCTTCAGTTCAAGTAAATCGCTTCAAAGAAGTGCTGCGAGAGGTGAGCTACGGCTTCCCTGTTTCCATAGCGAATTCCCCTGATCCTCTATAA
- a CDS encoding ornithine--oxo-acid transaminase — translation MSDSKMLIDWSERYAAPNYHPLPIVIEQAEGVWVEDPEGRRYMDMLSAYSALNHGHRHPVIIQALKDQADRVTLTSRAFHSSSASLFYQKLSHFTGKSKILAMNTGAEAVETAVKAVRRWAYRCKGVPENQAEIIVCSGNFHGRTLTVTSFSSSVEYKKDFGPFTPGFRIIPYGDIEALKKAITPNTAGFLVEPIQGEAGIVIPPDGYLAEAFALCKNQKVLTVADEIQTGFGRTGRRFASDWEGVEPDIWIMGKALGGGVMPISAIAADAKILDLFEPGSHGSTFGGNPLACAVAIAALNVLEDEKLAERSERLGNYFMKKLRDIRSSAIRDIRGKGLFIGVELHESARPYCERLMSAGLLCKETHETTIRFAPPLTIEESEINWALERIEQVLIDNEGADLHEK, via the coding sequence ATGTCAGATTCCAAAATGTTAATAGATTGGTCGGAGCGTTATGCTGCACCTAATTATCATCCACTCCCTATTGTGATTGAACAGGCGGAAGGGGTATGGGTGGAAGACCCAGAAGGCCGCCGTTATATGGATATGTTAAGTGCATACTCTGCATTAAATCATGGTCACAGACACCCTGTAATCATACAGGCGCTCAAGGATCAGGCGGATCGGGTTACGCTGACATCACGGGCATTCCACAGCAGCTCAGCTTCTCTATTTTATCAGAAACTCTCACATTTCACGGGGAAATCCAAGATTCTCGCCATGAATACAGGAGCGGAAGCGGTGGAGACCGCGGTAAAGGCGGTACGTAGATGGGCTTATCGTTGCAAAGGTGTACCGGAGAATCAAGCCGAAATTATCGTATGCTCTGGTAACTTTCATGGAAGAACTCTGACGGTTACGTCATTTTCTTCTTCAGTGGAGTATAAAAAAGATTTTGGACCGTTCACACCTGGATTCCGGATTATTCCCTATGGAGATATTGAGGCGCTGAAAAAGGCCATTACGCCAAATACGGCTGGTTTTCTTGTAGAGCCTATTCAGGGCGAAGCTGGAATCGTTATCCCGCCTGATGGATATTTGGCTGAAGCCTTTGCTCTGTGTAAGAACCAGAAGGTGTTGACTGTGGCTGATGAGATCCAGACCGGATTTGGAAGAACGGGTCGCCGTTTTGCTTCCGACTGGGAAGGGGTTGAGCCGGACATCTGGATTATGGGCAAAGCGCTGGGGGGAGGGGTCATGCCAATCTCGGCTATCGCTGCTGATGCGAAGATACTGGATTTGTTTGAGCCGGGCTCTCATGGCTCTACGTTTGGAGGGAACCCACTCGCCTGCGCCGTGGCTATTGCGGCTCTGAATGTTCTTGAAGATGAGAAGCTTGCGGAGCGATCGGAACGTCTGGGGAACTATTTTATGAAAAAGCTTCGTGATATTCGCAGTTCGGCCATCCGGGACATCCGGGGTAAGGGTTTATTTATTGGTGTTGAACTGCATGAATCAGCACGACCTTATTGTGAGCGATTGATGTCTGCGGGTCTACTGTGTAAAGAAACCCATGAAACAACCATTCGTTTTGCTCCACCGCTGACAATTGAAGAGTCCGAGATTAATTGGGCGCTGGAGAGAATTGAGCAGGTTCTGATCGATAATGAAGGAGCTGACCTACATGAAAAATGA
- a CDS encoding amino acid ABC transporter permease, translating into MNLDFSFLLDHWQDYARSAWVTLELSFFGVLFGTLLGVIMALMRLSRIWPIKLVASAYIELIRGTPMLVQILIIHYGLTVVGVNLPAFMSGVVALTMNSSAYMAEVFRAGIQAIDKGQTEASRSLGMTHGMTLRYIILPQAFRNMLPAIGNEFIIIIKDSSLVSMIGIAEIIYTARTIQGVTFQPLAPLLVAAGLYFIITFTLANLLSWLERRLSASR; encoded by the coding sequence GTGAATTTAGATTTTTCATTTCTATTAGATCATTGGCAGGATTATGCACGAAGCGCGTGGGTTACGCTTGAGCTTTCCTTCTTCGGTGTTCTGTTTGGGACGTTGCTTGGTGTGATCATGGCATTAATGCGATTATCCCGAATATGGCCAATTAAATTGGTGGCTTCGGCGTATATTGAACTCATTCGAGGCACGCCGATGCTGGTACAGATTCTTATTATCCATTATGGCCTGACAGTTGTAGGTGTGAACTTGCCGGCATTTATGTCGGGGGTGGTAGCTCTAACGATGAATAGTTCGGCTTATATGGCGGAGGTATTCAGGGCCGGGATTCAAGCGATTGATAAAGGGCAGACAGAGGCTTCGCGCTCCCTTGGCATGACTCATGGTATGACACTTCGCTATATTATACTTCCACAGGCCTTTCGTAACATGCTTCCAGCTATCGGTAATGAATTCATTATTATCATTAAAGATTCTTCGCTTGTCTCCATGATCGGCATAGCTGAAATTATATACACAGCCAGAACGATTCAGGGTGTTACGTTCCAGCCGCTGGCTCCGCTGCTTGTTGCCGCTGGCCTCTACTTTATAATCACATTTACACTGGCCAACTTGCTCTCTTGGTTGGAACGTAGACTGTCTGCTTCCCGATAA
- a CDS encoding ABC transporter substrate-binding protein, whose amino-acid sequence MLGMKTRKKSAMLLLTAVMSISLFGCSTGNTTTGNAAQPAGEGNTAAAAETTKPAGGKLVLYSAGPQKLADNIVSGFTDKTGIEVEMFQGTTGKILARMEAEKSNPVADVVILASLPSAQALKADGLTMPYPEAANADKLNKDWSDAEGNYFSSSASALGIVYNTKLVSTPPTSWADLATPAWKDAVNIPDPTLSGSALDFITGYLSANGEKGWDLLSAYKANGVAMAGANQEALDPVITGAKSIVAAGVDYMAYSSKAKGEPLDIVYPEEGTVISPRPAAILKSSPNVENAKAFIDYLLSDEAQKLVTDAYLIPGREDIEATNRANVKDIPQLKVDWNWMSEHGEETAARFSETFK is encoded by the coding sequence ATGTTGGGGATGAAAACACGGAAAAAGAGTGCAATGCTGTTATTAACTGCGGTAATGAGTATCAGTTTGTTCGGATGTAGTACGGGGAACACAACCACAGGCAATGCGGCACAACCCGCGGGTGAAGGAAACACAGCAGCGGCGGCGGAAACAACGAAACCGGCTGGCGGCAAGTTGGTATTGTACAGTGCTGGCCCACAGAAACTGGCCGATAACATCGTGAGTGGATTTACAGACAAAACAGGGATCGAAGTTGAAATGTTCCAGGGAACAACAGGCAAAATCCTGGCTCGTATGGAAGCTGAGAAATCCAATCCGGTAGCAGACGTTGTAATCCTGGCCTCCTTGCCTTCAGCACAGGCTTTGAAAGCCGATGGTTTGACGATGCCTTACCCCGAAGCAGCCAATGCGGACAAGCTGAACAAGGACTGGTCGGATGCAGAAGGCAACTATTTTAGCAGCAGTGCTTCCGCACTGGGTATTGTGTATAACACCAAACTGGTATCTACCCCGCCAACAAGTTGGGCAGATCTTGCTACGCCTGCGTGGAAAGATGCCGTGAACATTCCCGACCCTACATTATCAGGATCAGCACTCGACTTCATCACAGGATACCTGAGTGCGAATGGTGAAAAGGGATGGGATCTGCTGAGTGCTTACAAAGCCAATGGAGTAGCGATGGCGGGAGCCAATCAGGAGGCACTTGATCCCGTTATTACAGGTGCCAAAAGCATCGTAGCCGCAGGTGTGGACTACATGGCGTATTCCTCCAAGGCAAAAGGTGAACCACTGGATATCGTATATCCGGAAGAAGGCACGGTAATCAGCCCAAGACCGGCAGCAATTCTAAAATCCAGTCCGAATGTAGAGAATGCCAAAGCGTTCATCGACTACTTGTTGTCTGACGAAGCACAGAAGCTTGTTACAGATGCTTATCTAATCCCGGGCCGCGAAGATATTGAAGCGACTAACCGTGCCAATGTGAAGGATATCCCACAACTTAAAGTGGATTGGAACTGGATGAGCGAACATGGCGAAGAGACAGCAGCGCGTTTTTCCGAGACGTTTAAATAA
- a CDS encoding transporter substrate-binding domain-containing protein: protein MKKVLLPLMLLLLVVIMSACGQEKTTGNGSDATSSSGSSSAEKKVIVLGTSADYAPYEFHKNIDGKDTIVGFDIEIAKAIAADLGAELKIEDMDFDGLLMALGTDKVDFVISGLTPTEERKKNVDFTDIYYYAEQAVLVREGDDAALKSVDDLSGKQVGVQKSSIQEGIAQEIEGAKLTSLAKIPELILELQTGRVDALILEKPVAEQYVKNQEGLIVAGVEIEQAEDEGGSAIAVKKGNQKLLNQINTTLEKLKTNGDIERFVIEANEMLGE from the coding sequence GTGAAAAAAGTACTATTGCCATTGATGCTGCTGTTACTGGTTGTAATCATGTCCGCATGTGGTCAGGAAAAAACGACAGGGAACGGATCAGATGCTACATCGTCTTCTGGAAGTAGTTCTGCGGAAAAAAAAGTAATTGTACTTGGGACCAGTGCGGACTATGCACCCTATGAGTTTCATAAGAACATTGATGGTAAAGATACTATCGTAGGTTTTGACATCGAGATTGCCAAGGCAATTGCGGCTGATCTCGGGGCTGAGCTGAAGATTGAGGATATGGACTTTGATGGCCTTCTTATGGCCCTGGGTACAGATAAGGTTGATTTTGTAATATCGGGCTTAACCCCTACCGAAGAACGAAAGAAAAATGTTGATTTTACGGATATCTACTATTACGCAGAGCAGGCTGTACTTGTTAGAGAAGGAGACGATGCGGCATTAAAGTCAGTTGATGATCTATCGGGTAAGCAGGTTGGTGTACAGAAGAGTTCCATTCAGGAAGGGATTGCTCAGGAAATAGAAGGAGCAAAGCTAACATCTCTGGCCAAAATACCTGAACTGATCTTGGAGCTGCAGACGGGGCGGGTAGATGCGCTCATTTTGGAGAAACCGGTAGCTGAACAGTATGTGAAGAACCAGGAGGGGCTTATTGTTGCGGGTGTGGAGATTGAACAGGCAGAAGATGAGGGTGGTTCGGCCATCGCGGTGAAGAAGGGTAATCAGAAGCTGCTGAATCAGATCAACACTACATTGGAAAAGCTCAAAACGAATGGAGATATTGAACGTTTCGTCATCGAAGCTAATGAGATGCTGGGTGAATAA
- a CDS encoding iron ABC transporter permease produces the protein MDNNRIFRRVGVILALFLLTISIGVPLLLIFWQSVYVDGQWDWMAPIRTITGHHLSGVLLNSVWLSICVVAVTTLLALPLAWMMAKTRMGEHRWVDVILMIPFMTPPYIGSMGWILFMQKGGYLQQWIPSSANWSEMFFSFWGMVLIMSLHLFPFLYLLLRDALIRIGGNLEEAGAVHGARAAYRFRRIILPLLLSSYGMGIMLVFVKTIAEFGTPATFGRKIGYYVMTSEIHKYISSWPIDFGKATSLASVLLSVCLVMWYMQSAMSRKFTYRLVGGKGQRSKRYSLRGGAGWLCGVYLAILLILSVGIPYFSIIAASTMKLRGSGIAFDNLTLDHYKELLSWGSVSMKAIGNSLGLSLAASTVAVVIGTGFALAIGRSSSFMQRVIDLFSLLPNTVPGIVMVVGLILFWNSPWMPVTLYNTYGMVVLTYVVLFLPYTVQYVKSSFTQIDGTLFQAGQVFGGKPLYILRRILIPLILPGMLAGWMMTFTIATRELVGSLLILPPSMQTSATYIFAQFEQGQVSLGMAMAVVTVGMTVLMLLGIEMLNSKRKWNAS, from the coding sequence ATGGACAACAACCGTATTTTTCGGAGAGTGGGCGTGATTCTGGCCCTCTTTCTGCTGACCATAAGTATTGGCGTGCCGCTCTTGCTGATTTTCTGGCAAAGTGTCTATGTGGACGGACAATGGGACTGGATGGCACCGATTCGCACAATTACGGGACATCATCTGTCGGGTGTACTGCTGAATTCCGTCTGGCTTAGCATCTGCGTGGTGGCGGTAACTACATTGTTGGCACTGCCGCTCGCCTGGATGATGGCAAAGACCCGGATGGGAGAACATCGCTGGGTCGATGTAATCCTGATGATTCCATTCATGACTCCGCCGTATATCGGCTCCATGGGATGGATTCTGTTTATGCAAAAAGGGGGATACCTCCAGCAGTGGATACCCTCTTCTGCAAATTGGAGTGAAATGTTCTTCAGCTTCTGGGGTATGGTGCTCATCATGAGCTTGCACCTGTTCCCCTTCCTGTACTTGCTGCTTCGGGATGCATTGATTCGCATCGGCGGCAATCTGGAAGAAGCGGGGGCTGTGCACGGTGCACGTGCAGCGTACCGTTTCAGACGCATTATTTTACCCTTATTGTTGTCGTCCTACGGCATGGGGATCATGCTGGTCTTTGTCAAAACGATTGCGGAATTCGGTACACCGGCAACCTTCGGGCGCAAGATTGGCTATTATGTCATGACCTCTGAAATTCATAAGTACATCTCCAGTTGGCCGATTGATTTCGGCAAGGCGACTTCGCTGGCATCTGTGCTGCTGTCCGTCTGTCTGGTGATGTGGTATATGCAGTCTGCCATGAGCCGGAAGTTCACGTATCGTCTGGTGGGTGGCAAAGGGCAACGTTCGAAGCGATATTCTCTACGCGGCGGAGCAGGATGGTTGTGCGGGGTGTATCTTGCGATCCTGTTGATCCTGTCGGTAGGTATTCCGTATTTCTCCATCATTGCCGCTTCGACCATGAAGCTGCGGGGATCGGGAATTGCTTTTGATAATCTCACCTTGGATCATTACAAAGAGCTCTTATCTTGGGGATCAGTGAGTATGAAGGCCATCGGGAACAGTCTCGGTCTATCCCTCGCGGCTTCAACCGTTGCTGTTGTTATTGGTACGGGTTTTGCGCTCGCGATCGGCAGATCATCTTCATTCATGCAGCGTGTGATTGACTTGTTCAGTCTGTTGCCTAATACGGTGCCGGGTATCGTGATGGTAGTGGGTCTGATTCTCTTCTGGAACTCACCCTGGATGCCTGTCACGTTGTATAACACCTATGGCATGGTTGTTCTCACGTACGTTGTTCTCTTCTTGCCTTACACCGTGCAGTATGTAAAATCGAGCTTTACCCAGATTGACGGAACATTGTTCCAGGCTGGGCAAGTGTTTGGCGGGAAGCCGCTGTATATTCTGCGGCGAATCCTGATCCCATTGATTCTGCCCGGCATGCTGGCGGGCTGGATGATGACCTTTACGATTGCTACCCGAGAGCTGGTAGGTTCGTTGTTGATTCTCCCGCCGTCCATGCAGACGTCGGCGACGTATATTTTTGCCCAGTTTGAACAAGGTCAGGTATCACTCGGAATGGCGATGGCCGTTGTGACTGTAGGCATGACGGTGCTGATGCTGCTTGGAATCGAAATGCTGAATTCAAAGAGAAAGTGGAATGCATCATGA
- the rocF gene encoding arginase encodes MKNDDDVYGGIKDTSIVADNTDQKTARRNVTIIKVPFGLGGARGGAELGPDELITAGLKREITSLGLVLSKEVRVDCPSEPAAPTERNRVKHLNEVRQVSEKVCHEVSTAVEEGGFPLILGGDHSVAIGTLAGLTAHYSNLGVIWFDAHADLNTEERSLSGNMHGMSVAASLGHTAYNLLHIVGAGAFIDPSKLVYIGLRDLDEYEKEQIKGLGIQAFTMHDIDRMGIQQVIEQAIATVGKETDGIHVSFDMDCLDPREAPGVGTPVPGGLNYREAHYALEILASTNQVTSMELVEVNPLFDHNRHTARLGVELIASLLGKRIL; translated from the coding sequence ATGAAAAATGATGATGATGTCTATGGTGGGATAAAAGATACTTCTATTGTTGCGGATAATACGGATCAGAAAACTGCGCGGCGTAATGTAACCATCATTAAGGTTCCTTTTGGACTCGGGGGAGCAAGAGGCGGCGCGGAGTTGGGGCCGGATGAGTTGATTACAGCTGGACTGAAGAGGGAGATCACGAGTCTTGGGCTAGTTCTTTCCAAAGAAGTACGAGTAGATTGTCCTTCCGAACCGGCTGCCCCTACTGAGCGGAATCGTGTAAAACACTTGAATGAGGTACGTCAGGTTAGTGAGAAGGTGTGTCATGAAGTATCGACTGCGGTAGAAGAGGGGGGCTTTCCCCTTATACTTGGAGGAGATCATAGTGTGGCGATTGGCACTTTGGCCGGATTAACAGCCCACTATTCCAATTTGGGTGTGATCTGGTTTGATGCACATGCAGACTTGAATACGGAAGAACGCAGCTTGTCCGGTAATATGCATGGGATGAGTGTGGCTGCTTCCTTAGGGCATACTGCATACAATCTGTTGCACATTGTTGGAGCAGGCGCGTTTATTGATCCGTCCAAATTGGTCTATATTGGTCTACGTGATCTGGATGAGTATGAGAAAGAGCAGATTAAAGGATTGGGAATCCAAGCATTTACGATGCATGATATTGACCGTATGGGAATACAACAGGTTATTGAACAAGCGATAGCTACAGTGGGGAAAGAGACAGATGGTATTCATGTCAGCTTTGACATGGATTGTCTGGACCCGCGGGAAGCTCCGGGTGTAGGCACCCCAGTACCGGGTGGCTTGAATTACCGAGAGGCACATTATGCATTGGAGATACTTGCTTCCACCAATCAAGTTACGTCGATGGAGCTGGTTGAGGTGAATCCGTTGTTTGACCACAATAGACATACGGCAAGACTTGGTGTGGAACTAATCGCTTCTCTGCTGGGTAAGCGCATATTATAG
- a CDS encoding DUF4097 family beta strand repeat-containing protein: MTKVISLCFCLLFVLTSCSLSSSAITDTQKASLNSIDLISIDNGSTPITVETVPDITSLEVSSNAYDHKPVFNMVRGHRDVRISASKHMVRIFNLANTPVITVRVPLHYEGDLRINSSSGKVQINHIQSNIWVDGTSGSIDINADRILSNIHLVSTSGNITLNVMEENPNVNWTMESRSGRRSHSLDLQQISDNKHTSKGTTGQGKYQVHILTKSGNISIQ; encoded by the coding sequence ATGACAAAAGTTATTTCCTTATGCTTCTGTCTGCTCTTTGTTTTAACATCCTGTAGCTTATCCAGTAGCGCCATTACCGACACACAAAAGGCATCCCTGAATTCCATTGACCTCATCTCAATAGATAATGGGAGTACTCCAATAACCGTGGAGACTGTACCCGATATTACCTCTCTGGAAGTATCAAGTAACGCATATGATCATAAACCCGTTTTTAATATGGTCCGCGGACACAGAGACGTAAGGATCTCTGCAAGTAAACATATGGTTCGGATCTTTAATCTGGCGAACACACCTGTAATCACGGTTAGAGTCCCACTTCATTATGAAGGTGATCTGCGTATTAACAGTTCATCCGGAAAAGTCCAGATCAACCATATCCAATCCAACATATGGGTTGACGGGACTAGTGGCTCGATTGACATAAATGCGGACCGTATTCTCTCCAACATTCACCTTGTTTCAACGAGCGGTAATATAACACTGAACGTAATGGAAGAAAATCCGAATGTGAACTGGACCATGGAATCTCGAAGTGGAAGACGTTCTCACTCCCTCGACTTGCAGCAGATTAGTGATAACAAACACACCTCCAAAGGCACTACAGGGCAAGGAAAATATCAAGTCCATATCCTCACCAAATCAGGTAATATATCGATTCAATAA
- a CDS encoding ABC transporter ATP-binding protein: MKLEITGIQKSFNQTPALLPTDLTLEHGKFTTLLGPSGCGKTTLLRMLAGLEQPDAGEIRADGEYIYSAAKRIDIPTHKRNLGMVFQDFALWPHMTVYENVAFGLKAGKQKFDLRQKVNEALGMVRLQGMEDRYPHQLSGGQQQRVAFARAVAVRPGVILFDEPLSALDAVLREEMRIEMMSLVRDMGLTALYVTHDQIEAMSMSDEIVVMQKGRILQKGSPETIYSAPSDPYVASFIGKSNWLTPNQSMVRPEHVTWNKTGHDDLCYPGTVLSVSYVGERYEVRVQMEGLGVWTAYMNQRVRVGEKVQLNVAPERICRMDGQDGETVNHREVIAAAN; this comes from the coding sequence ATGAAATTAGAGATAACGGGAATTCAGAAATCATTTAATCAAACACCCGCACTGCTGCCGACAGATCTAACGCTTGAACATGGCAAGTTCACGACACTGCTTGGCCCATCAGGCTGTGGCAAAACAACACTACTCCGCATGTTGGCCGGGCTGGAACAGCCGGATGCGGGGGAGATACGTGCAGATGGTGAGTATATCTACTCTGCGGCGAAGCGGATTGATATACCAACACACAAGCGTAATCTGGGCATGGTGTTTCAGGATTTTGCATTATGGCCGCATATGACCGTATATGAAAATGTAGCGTTTGGCCTGAAGGCCGGAAAACAGAAATTCGATCTGCGGCAAAAGGTGAACGAAGCCCTTGGCATGGTTCGCCTGCAAGGTATGGAAGATCGTTATCCGCATCAGCTGTCTGGTGGACAGCAGCAACGGGTTGCTTTTGCCAGAGCCGTAGCCGTCAGACCTGGTGTGATCCTGTTCGATGAGCCACTAAGTGCACTGGATGCTGTACTTCGGGAAGAGATGCGGATTGAGATGATGTCCTTAGTACGGGATATGGGACTGACTGCGCTGTACGTCACGCATGATCAGATTGAAGCGATGTCGATGTCGGATGAGATTGTGGTGATGCAGAAGGGGCGGATATTGCAAAAAGGAAGCCCGGAAACGATCTACTCAGCGCCAAGTGATCCGTATGTCGCTTCGTTTATCGGAAAGTCCAACTGGCTCACGCCTAATCAATCGATGGTGCGTCCAGAGCATGTCACCTGGAACAAAACAGGTCATGACGATCTGTGTTATCCGGGAACTGTACTCAGCGTCAGCTATGTAGGTGAACGCTATGAAGTGCGGGTGCAGATGGAAGGGCTCGGCGTATGGACAGCCTATATGAACCAGAGAGTACGCGTAGGGGAGAAGGTTCAGCTCAATGTTGCTCCCGAGCGGATATGCCGCATGGATGGACAGGATGGCGAAACTGTGAATCACCGAGAAGTGATCGCAGCAGCTAATTAG
- a CDS encoding MBL fold metallo-hydrolase, with product MIKLNVWGGAGEHGRSAYLLSGSRFHLLLDCGVKKEGTGQYPLIDPEIVPQLDAVLLSHAHEDHSVAIPLLYKMGYQGEVWTTRETKEQLGTYFRAWRSSMERAGHVIPYDKADEQRIRYRFLENEADRGHWFEIIPGVAAVWGRSGHLAGSVWFGLEMEGKRILYSGDYTSESMLLQDDDVADGFRWADLNRDSCVWVVPAPVQSLQDMSNSNAPNVKTDANSEQVSEMVLGQAMGQILVDQSAYAQTLADTGSTGSETALGSSALLHSHNLTEQMHMRERMDAIASMSDSSQVKLDLAIVDAAYGTDQDTQADKLQQLESAISSTLARGGKVLLPMPAVGRGQEIILWAQQCFQDIPMIVEQKLVHGMTQLHRVPYWLRTEERIGEVSPADSIDHFLSGEGWAKTSTEEERLQLLEQHHVSLWFVPDGMMQSSLARWYYEKWASDEKNLILLTGHVAAGTFADELLKNPEAHGECEVRKLRYKVHQGWRDVEQMLGRISARHTVLVHTDLAETERLRQGLLDEYSSAQADIQALSPGDELSF from the coding sequence ATGATCAAACTGAACGTATGGGGCGGTGCAGGCGAACATGGACGTTCCGCCTATCTCCTGAGCGGGAGCCGGTTCCACCTTTTGCTGGATTGTGGTGTCAAAAAAGAAGGCACGGGCCAGTATCCGCTGATTGATCCGGAGATTGTACCACAACTGGACGCGGTCCTCTTGTCTCACGCCCATGAAGATCATTCCGTCGCCATCCCACTGCTGTATAAGATGGGCTACCAGGGTGAAGTGTGGACGACAAGGGAGACGAAGGAGCAGTTGGGTACGTATTTTCGGGCATGGCGCAGCAGCATGGAACGTGCAGGACATGTAATACCATATGATAAAGCTGATGAGCAGCGTATTCGATACAGGTTTCTGGAAAACGAAGCAGACCGGGGCCATTGGTTTGAAATCATACCTGGGGTGGCGGCAGTCTGGGGGCGTAGCGGGCATCTGGCGGGTTCGGTCTGGTTCGGTCTGGAGATGGAGGGCAAGCGGATTCTGTACTCCGGTGATTATACGTCCGAGTCCATGCTTCTACAGGATGACGATGTGGCTGACGGATTCCGGTGGGCAGACCTGAATCGCGATAGCTGTGTATGGGTTGTTCCTGCTCCGGTTCAAAGCCTTCAGGATATGTCCAACTCCAACGCGCCCAATGTAAAAACGGATGCGAACAGCGAACAGGTCAGCGAAATGGTACTTGGTCAAGCTATGGGACAGATACTGGTTGATCAATCAGCATATGCTCAGACCCTTGCTGATACAGGATCTACCGGATCAGAGACAGCACTAGGCTCATCTGCATTGTTACACAGCCACAACCTTACCGAACAAATGCACATGAGAGAGCGTATGGATGCCATAGCATCCATGTCTGACTCATCCCAGGTTAAGCTTGATCTGGCGATCGTAGATGCTGCCTATGGTACGGACCAGGATACGCAGGCCGATAAACTGCAGCAACTGGAGAGCGCGATCAGCAGTACGCTTGCTCGGGGTGGCAAGGTTTTATTGCCTATGCCTGCGGTGGGCCGCGGCCAGGAGATTATTCTGTGGGCGCAGCAATGTTTTCAGGACATCCCCATGATTGTGGAACAGAAACTGGTGCATGGGATGACACAGTTACATCGTGTTCCCTATTGGCTCAGGACGGAAGAGCGGATTGGGGAAGTTTCGCCTGCGGACAGCATCGATCATTTTCTGAGCGGAGAAGGTTGGGCAAAGACATCTACCGAAGAAGAGCGTCTGCAGTTGCTGGAACAACATCATGTTTCCCTATGGTTTGTGCCGGACGGCATGATGCAGTCCTCGCTTGCACGTTGGTACTATGAGAAATGGGCATCGGATGAGAAAAATCTGATTCTGCTCACCGGGCATGTTGCCGCCGGAACATTTGCCGATGAGTTATTGAAAAATCCAGAGGCACATGGCGAATGTGAAGTTAGGAAATTGCGTTACAAAGTTCATCAGGGTTGGAGGGATGTGGAGCAGATGTTGGGCCGGATATCGGCACGGCATACCGTGCTTGTGCATACTGACCTTGCGGAGACGGAACGGTTGAGACAAGGTTTGCTTGATGAATATTCATCTGCGCAAGCTGATATCCAGGCGTTGTCTCCAGGAGATGAGTTATCCTTTTAA